A single window of Sporosarcina sp. FSL W7-1349 DNA harbors:
- the dapA gene encoding 4-hydroxy-tetrahydrodipicolinate synthase, whose translation MDIGQIATAMVTPFTPEGNIDFQKTANLIEHLIANGTDTLVVCGTTGESPTLSAEEDKELIDFTVKQVNKRIPVLAGTGTNDTAVSVQLTKTAESLGVDGIMLVTPYYNKPDQKGLYAHFTHVAKETKLPILLYNIPGRSTVNMVPETVIALSKVDNIQAIKEASGDLEQMAAIIEGTADDFDVYSGDDGLTLPLLSIGGKGIVSVASHVVGNEMQQMINAFKNGKTKEAADMHRALLPLFGALFASPNPVPVKYALNKIGVPVGGVRLPLMAYGDEHPEFDAVWEAFHQQSARFSVQKPV comes from the coding sequence ATGGATATAGGACAAATAGCAACGGCGATGGTGACTCCTTTTACACCGGAAGGGAACATCGATTTCCAAAAAACCGCCAACTTGATCGAGCATTTAATTGCGAACGGTACGGATACGCTCGTCGTCTGCGGGACGACGGGGGAATCACCGACCTTATCTGCAGAAGAGGATAAAGAGCTCATCGACTTCACGGTGAAACAAGTCAACAAGCGGATTCCGGTCCTTGCAGGAACCGGTACGAATGATACCGCGGTTTCGGTCCAGTTGACGAAAACGGCTGAATCGCTAGGCGTGGACGGCATCATGCTTGTTACACCTTACTACAATAAACCGGACCAAAAAGGGCTCTATGCCCATTTCACGCATGTTGCGAAGGAGACGAAATTACCGATTCTTCTTTACAACATCCCGGGCCGCTCCACAGTCAATATGGTGCCGGAAACGGTCATCGCGCTTTCAAAAGTGGATAATATCCAGGCCATTAAAGAAGCGAGCGGCGACCTGGAGCAAATGGCAGCCATCATCGAAGGGACGGCGGATGATTTCGACGTCTACTCCGGTGATGACGGCTTGACATTGCCGCTGCTTTCCATCGGAGGAAAAGGAATCGTCTCGGTTGCCTCCCACGTTGTCGGGAATGAAATGCAGCAGATGATCAACGCCTTCAAGAACGGCAAAACGAAAGAAGCGGCGGATATGCACCGTGCCTTATTACCATTATTCGGAGCATTATTCGCTTCTCCGAACCCGGTTCCAGTCAAATACGCGCTGAATAAAATCGGCGTTCCGGTCGGCGGTGTCCGCCTGCCGCTCATGGCATATGGCGACGAGCATCCGGAATTTGATGCAGTCTGGGAAGCTTTCCATCAACAAAGCGCACGCTTCTCGGTTCAAAAACCAGTATAA
- a CDS encoding aspartate-semialdehyde dehydrogenase, which translates to MKNVNVAIVGATGAVGTKILEKLLERNFPAKSIKLLASKRSAGVEIKAGNQTYTVEETTPESFEGIDIAFFSAGGSISEKFAPEAVKRGAVVIDNTSAFRMKEDIPLVVPEVNPQALQDHTGIIANPNCSTIQMVAALQPIKEKYGINRIIVSTYQAVSGAGSEAIDELGAQSGHFEQRAENVAEVLPSASAERHYPIAFNAIPQIDSFHPSGSGFTLEELKMMNETKKIFGDQELAVTATCVRLPVVTGHSESVYIQLGTEDVTVEDLKDLLKDAPGVVVQDDPSTQTYPMPLFAEGKDEVFVGRIRKDPEEATGFHLWIVSDNLLKGAALNSVQIGEKLLAEQ; encoded by the coding sequence ATGAAGAACGTGAATGTTGCAATCGTCGGCGCGACTGGGGCTGTCGGGACGAAAATCCTTGAAAAATTACTTGAACGCAATTTTCCTGCAAAATCGATCAAGCTACTAGCTTCGAAACGATCGGCAGGTGTTGAGATAAAGGCAGGCAATCAAACATATACAGTGGAAGAAACGACACCCGAATCTTTTGAAGGGATTGACATTGCGTTTTTCAGCGCAGGCGGATCGATCTCCGAAAAATTCGCTCCGGAAGCGGTGAAGCGGGGAGCGGTCGTCATTGATAATACGAGTGCATTCCGGATGAAGGAAGATATTCCTCTTGTCGTGCCTGAAGTGAATCCTCAGGCGCTCCAGGATCATACGGGAATCATCGCGAACCCGAACTGTTCAACGATCCAGATGGTGGCGGCACTTCAGCCGATCAAAGAAAAATACGGCATCAATCGGATCATCGTATCGACGTACCAAGCGGTATCGGGAGCAGGTTCCGAGGCGATCGACGAGCTGGGCGCACAAAGCGGGCATTTTGAACAGCGTGCGGAGAACGTGGCGGAAGTCTTGCCATCCGCTTCGGCAGAACGCCATTATCCGATCGCATTCAATGCGATTCCTCAAATCGATTCATTCCACCCATCCGGTTCCGGATTCACATTGGAAGAATTGAAAATGATGAATGAAACGAAAAAGATCTTTGGCGACCAGGAACTTGCGGTTACGGCGACTTGCGTACGGCTTCCGGTCGTGACGGGGCATTCGGAGTCGGTCTATATCCAATTGGGCACAGAAGATGTGACAGTGGAAGACCTCAAAGACTTGCTGAAGGATGCACCGGGCGTCGTCGTTCAAGACGATCCGTCCACACAGACGTATCCGATGCCGCTATTCGCGGAAGGAAAAGACGAAGTGTTCGTCGGACGAATCCGGAAAGATCCGGAAGAAGCAACTGGATTCCACCTTTGGATCGTTTCTGACAATCTGCTGAAAGGTGCGGCATTGAACTCCGTGCAAATCGGAGAAAAGCTTCTGGCGGAGCAATAA
- a CDS encoding dipicolinate synthase subunit B, translating into MLQGKRIGLGITASHCTYEEIIPVIESLKTNGATVVPVITHSVLTAATRFGTGEEWIQRIEGVTGEKVISSIVEAEPFGPSNPVDCMIIAPMTGNSISKFANAATDSPVLMAAKATLRNGSPVLIGISTNDALGLNASNIAKLLNMKNVYFIPFGQDDPYKKPNSLISDFSLMVPAAAAALEKRQLQPLLIMQHNK; encoded by the coding sequence ATGCTACAGGGAAAGCGGATCGGTTTAGGGATTACGGCTAGCCATTGCACGTATGAAGAAATCATCCCGGTCATTGAATCGTTGAAGACCAATGGAGCGACGGTCGTACCGGTTATCACCCATTCTGTTTTGACAGCAGCCACCCGGTTCGGGACGGGAGAGGAATGGATACAACGGATCGAAGGAGTGACGGGGGAGAAAGTGATCTCCTCGATAGTCGAGGCCGAGCCGTTCGGTCCATCGAACCCCGTGGATTGCATGATCATCGCCCCGATGACGGGAAATTCGATTAGTAAATTTGCCAATGCCGCGACGGATTCCCCCGTCTTGATGGCGGCTAAGGCGACACTGCGAAACGGCAGCCCTGTCCTGATCGGTATTTCGACGAATGATGCGCTCGGATTGAATGCGTCGAATATCGCAAAACTATTGAATATGAAAAATGTCTATTTCATCCCGTTCGGGCAAGACGACCCATACAAAAAACCGAACTCTCTCATCAGCGATTTCTCGTTGATGGTGCCGGCTGCTGCGGCTGCCTTGGAAAAAAGGCAACTTCAGCCATTGTTGATTATGCAGCATAATAAATAA
- a CDS encoding YlmC/YmxH family sporulation protein, protein MLLSDLAQKELIQVEDGVRYGFLGDTDMIFNGKTGDIIGFEIKKKLGRFSFKNRQEGTDEYIPWDEIVLIGEHRILFGKTRSMSELNFDDK, encoded by the coding sequence ATGCTGTTATCTGATCTGGCGCAAAAGGAATTGATCCAAGTGGAAGATGGGGTCCGGTATGGATTCCTCGGGGATACGGATATGATTTTCAATGGCAAGACGGGAGATATTATCGGGTTTGAAATCAAGAAAAAGCTTGGGCGGTTTTCATTCAAAAACCGACAGGAGGGGACCGATGAGTATATCCCTTGGGATGAAATTGTCCTGATCGGGGAGCATCGGATCTTATTCGGGAAAACACGAAGCATGAGCGAGTTGAACTTCGATGACAAATGA
- a CDS encoding M16 family metallopeptidase: MVEKVVCPNGVRIVHEKMEHVRSVAIGIWVKAGSGNEQPSEAGIAHFIEHMLFKGTATRTAKEIAEQFDRIGGDINAFTSKEMTCFYATVLHPHAQTAVSVLGDMFFHSRFDEKEIAKEQSVVLDEIAAVADTPDDDVEEKLWSLMYPAHPIGKPVLGQEETIRTFDEKRIREFMERHYTPEQLVISIAGNYDASLLTYITELFGSFAREPQEEIDSVPEPVFHPGALTRMRDIEQAHVCIAYPALTLHDERIYALSILDSVIGGTMSSRLFQEVREERGLAYSVYSYYTTHEEAGAFLIYGGTSPENTEELLETIQQIVEDIVKDGITSNELHNAKEQLKGGFLLGLESSEAIMQRNGRNEILFQKHRSPEEVVALIDQVTAEQVHQLASGIFSKPQAVSRILPRA, from the coding sequence ATGGTAGAGAAAGTGGTCTGTCCGAATGGCGTCCGCATCGTGCATGAAAAGATGGAGCATGTCCGATCGGTCGCCATCGGTATTTGGGTCAAGGCCGGTTCGGGAAATGAACAGCCATCCGAAGCGGGCATCGCGCATTTTATTGAACATATGCTGTTTAAAGGGACTGCCACCCGGACAGCGAAAGAGATTGCGGAACAGTTCGACCGGATTGGTGGGGATATCAACGCATTCACCTCCAAGGAAATGACCTGCTTTTACGCCACTGTGCTGCATCCACATGCCCAGACCGCGGTTTCTGTGCTGGGCGATATGTTCTTTCATTCGCGCTTCGACGAAAAGGAAATTGCCAAAGAGCAATCGGTCGTGTTGGATGAAATCGCTGCGGTGGCGGATACGCCGGATGATGATGTGGAAGAGAAATTATGGAGCCTCATGTATCCCGCCCATCCGATCGGCAAGCCTGTCCTTGGGCAGGAGGAGACGATCCGAACTTTCGATGAAAAACGGATCCGGGAGTTTATGGAACGGCATTATACGCCGGAACAGTTAGTCATATCCATCGCGGGGAATTATGATGCGTCTCTGTTAACCTACATAACTGAACTGTTCGGGTCTTTCGCAAGGGAACCGCAGGAGGAGATTGACTCGGTCCCGGAACCTGTCTTCCATCCGGGGGCTTTGACCCGGATGCGGGATATCGAGCAGGCGCATGTCTGTATCGCTTATCCGGCATTGACCTTGCATGATGAGCGGATTTACGCCTTATCCATCTTAGACAGTGTCATCGGCGGCACGATGTCTTCCCGGCTCTTTCAGGAAGTGCGGGAGGAACGGGGTCTCGCGTATTCGGTCTATTCGTATTACACGACACATGAGGAAGCGGGCGCTTTTCTCATCTATGGGGGAACCTCCCCGGAAAATACGGAAGAGCTGTTGGAGACGATCCAGCAGATTGTAGAAGACATTGTCAAAGACGGCATTACGTCGAATGAACTTCATAATGCGAAGGAGCAATTGAAGGGTGGTTTCCTGCTAGGTCTGGAAAGTTCCGAAGCAATCATGCAGCGTAACGGGAGAAACGAGATTTTATTCCAAAAGCATCGTTCCCCGGAGGAAGTTGTGGCCTTGATCGATCAGGTGACTGCGGAGCAGGTCCATCAATTGGCTTCCGGCATTTTTTCAAAGCCGCAAGCGGTCTCGAGGATTTTGCCGCGCGCATAA
- the pnp gene encoding polyribonucleotide nucleotidyltransferase: MTEKKVYTLDWAGRPLTIEAGQLAKQANGAVLVRYGDTSVLSTATASKQPKALDFFPLTVNYEERLYAVGKIPGGFIKREGRPSEKAVLTSRLIDRPIRPLFADGFRNDVQVISLVMSVDQDCSSEMAAMIGSSLALSISDIPFEGPIAGVQVGRIDGEFLINPTQAQMEKSDLDLVVAGTKDAINMVEAGAKEVSEDTILEAIMFGHQEIIRLIEFQEKIVAEIGKDKMEIELFELDETLAVAIKEQCETELIQAIQTHEKHAREDAINAVKQEVIDRYTEEEADEATMKQVKAILDQMVKDEVRRLITDEKIRPDGRSLDEIRPLASEVGILPRTHGSGLFTRGQTQALSICTLGALGEVQIIDGLGLEESKRFMHHYNFPNFSVGETGPIRGPGRREIGHGALGERALEAVVPDESEFPYTIRLVAEVLESNGSSSQASICASTMAMMDAGVPIKSPVAGIAMGLVKKGENYSVLSDIQGMEDHLGDMDFKVAGTEKGITALQMDIKIEGLSRQILEEALTQAKTGRLKILDHMMTAISTPRVELSAYAPKIIMIKINPDKIRDVIGPGGKVINKIIEETQVKIDTEQDGTIYISSPNNEMNARAKEIIENIVREAKVGEYYMGKVKRIEKFGAFLEIFPGKDGLLHISEIAEERTKAVEDVLKLGDELMVKVIEIDNQGRVNLSRKVVLKEEKERAEKEKN; this comes from the coding sequence ATGACAGAAAAAAAGGTTTACACACTTGATTGGGCAGGACGGCCGCTGACGATTGAAGCGGGCCAGCTGGCAAAACAAGCAAACGGGGCAGTATTGGTCCGTTATGGCGATACATCAGTATTATCGACCGCAACAGCTTCAAAACAACCGAAGGCACTGGATTTCTTTCCTCTTACTGTGAACTACGAAGAGCGTTTGTATGCAGTCGGAAAAATTCCGGGAGGCTTCATCAAACGGGAAGGGCGTCCTTCCGAGAAAGCGGTGTTGACGAGCCGTTTGATCGACCGTCCGATCCGTCCTTTGTTCGCGGACGGTTTCCGGAATGATGTCCAAGTGATTTCGCTTGTCATGTCGGTCGACCAAGATTGTTCTTCCGAGATGGCGGCTATGATCGGTTCTTCCCTCGCCTTGTCCATTTCCGATATTCCATTTGAAGGCCCGATCGCCGGTGTCCAAGTCGGACGAATCGATGGCGAATTTCTGATCAACCCGACGCAGGCGCAAATGGAGAAAAGCGACTTGGATCTTGTCGTTGCTGGAACGAAGGATGCCATTAACATGGTGGAAGCGGGGGCAAAAGAGGTTTCGGAAGACACTATTCTCGAAGCGATCATGTTCGGTCACCAGGAGATCATTCGCCTAATCGAATTCCAAGAGAAGATTGTAGCGGAAATCGGGAAGGACAAGATGGAGATCGAGCTGTTCGAGTTGGATGAAACTTTGGCAGTTGCCATTAAAGAACAATGCGAAACGGAATTGATCCAGGCGATTCAAACCCATGAAAAACATGCGCGCGAAGATGCCATCAATGCCGTGAAACAAGAAGTGATCGACCGCTATACCGAAGAGGAAGCGGACGAAGCGACGATGAAACAAGTGAAGGCAATCTTGGATCAAATGGTCAAGGACGAAGTACGCCGTCTTATCACAGACGAGAAAATCCGTCCGGATGGCCGTAGTCTTGACGAAATTCGTCCACTTGCCTCCGAAGTCGGCATCTTGCCTCGTACGCACGGATCGGGTCTCTTCACACGCGGCCAGACGCAAGCGCTCAGCATTTGTACGCTTGGTGCGCTTGGAGAAGTTCAGATCATTGACGGACTTGGCCTAGAGGAGTCGAAGCGGTTCATGCACCACTATAACTTCCCGAATTTCAGTGTCGGGGAAACAGGCCCGATCCGTGGACCAGGCCGCCGGGAAATCGGACATGGAGCCCTCGGAGAGCGCGCCTTGGAAGCGGTCGTGCCAGATGAATCCGAATTCCCGTACACGATCCGTCTAGTTGCGGAAGTGTTGGAATCGAACGGTTCCTCCTCCCAGGCTTCAATCTGTGCCTCAACGATGGCGATGATGGATGCCGGAGTGCCGATCAAGTCACCGGTTGCAGGAATCGCGATGGGACTCGTGAAAAAGGGCGAAAATTATTCTGTCCTATCCGATATCCAAGGGATGGAAGACCATCTAGGAGATATGGACTTCAAAGTGGCTGGAACCGAGAAAGGGATTACGGCCCTTCAAATGGATATTAAAATCGAAGGCTTATCCCGTCAAATTCTGGAAGAGGCTTTGACACAAGCGAAAACAGGCCGACTCAAAATCCTGGATCATATGATGACTGCCATCTCTACACCTCGTGTAGAACTTTCGGCATATGCACCAAAAATCATCATGATTAAAATCAATCCGGATAAAATCCGCGACGTTATCGGACCGGGTGGTAAAGTGATCAATAAGATCATTGAAGAAACCCAAGTGAAAATTGACACAGAACAAGATGGTACGATCTATATATCCTCGCCGAACAACGAAATGAATGCAAGAGCGAAGGAAATTATCGAGAATATCGTCCGAGAAGCGAAAGTCGGCGAGTATTACATGGGTAAAGTGAAACGGATCGAGAAATTCGGTGCCTTCCTTGAAATCTTCCCGGGGAAAGATGGCCTTCTCCATATTTCCGAAATCGCGGAAGAGCGGACGAAAGCGGTGGAGGATGTGCTGAAACTCGGCGACGAGCTCATGGTCAAAGTGATTGAAATCGACAATCAAGGCCGTGTAAACCTGTCACGCAAAGTCGTTCTGAAAGAAGAAAAGGAACGCGCTGAAAAAGAGAAAAACTAA
- a CDS encoding Cof-type HAD-IIB family hydrolase, which yields MDKKIVFFDLDGTLLNEDKIVLESTKQALRALQEKGVYTAISTGRAPLMFDWLCRELMIDSFVSMNGQHVIHEGKELFSNPIDADILHDLATYARKRGHGLSYSNHLAFAVSEENHPFIQPSIDGLKLEFPPANFEFYLQYPVHQVQVYCESRDAGQYMNRYADHTFIQWGPYAFDMLPEGASKAVGIRKLLEKLGIPRENSYAFGDGRNDFEMLEYVGTGVAMDNAVPELKDIADHVTTSCSEDGILDGLLHIGLLETKDVLTVK from the coding sequence GTGGATAAGAAAATCGTATTTTTTGATTTGGATGGGACGCTGTTAAATGAGGATAAAATTGTGTTGGAGTCAACGAAGCAAGCGTTGCGGGCACTGCAGGAAAAAGGAGTGTATACTGCGATTTCCACAGGTCGTGCCCCGTTAATGTTTGATTGGTTATGCAGGGAGTTGATGATTGATTCCTTTGTTTCGATGAATGGCCAACACGTGATCCATGAAGGGAAGGAGCTTTTCTCCAATCCGATTGATGCGGACATCCTGCATGATTTGGCTACGTATGCAAGAAAACGGGGACACGGATTGTCGTATTCGAACCATCTGGCGTTTGCGGTAAGCGAGGAAAATCATCCGTTCATCCAACCAAGCATTGATGGATTGAAACTGGAATTCCCTCCTGCCAACTTCGAGTTCTACCTTCAATACCCGGTCCATCAAGTGCAAGTGTACTGCGAAAGCCGAGATGCCGGACAATATATGAATCGATATGCGGACCATACGTTCATCCAATGGGGGCCATACGCATTTGATATGCTGCCGGAAGGCGCATCCAAAGCGGTGGGCATTCGTAAACTGTTGGAGAAGCTCGGGATTCCACGGGAAAACAGCTATGCATTCGGGGATGGCCGGAATGATTTTGAAATGCTCGAGTATGTCGGGACGGGCGTGGCGATGGACAATGCCGTGCCGGAATTGAAAGACATCGCCGACCACGTCACCACTTCCTGCTCGGAAGACGGCATCTTGGACGGCCTTTTGCATATCGGGTTGTTGGAGACGAAAGATGTATTGACGGTGAAGTGA
- the rpsO gene encoding 30S ribosomal protein S15 produces MAITQERKHELINEFKTHENDTGSADIQIAILTEEINNLNAHLSTHKKDHHSRRGLLKMIGRRRKLLKYLRETEVQRYRDLIAKLGLRR; encoded by the coding sequence ATGGCAATTACACAAGAGCGTAAACATGAATTGATCAATGAATTCAAGACTCACGAGAACGATACGGGGTCTGCTGATATTCAGATCGCTATCCTTACTGAAGAGATCAACAACCTGAACGCACACTTGAGCACTCATAAGAAAGACCACCACTCCCGTCGTGGCCTTCTCAAGATGATCGGTCGTCGTCGTAAGCTTTTGAAATACTTACGTGAGACTGAAGTTCAGCGTTACCGTGATCTTATCGCAAAACTCGGCCTACGCCGTTAA
- a CDS encoding bifunctional riboflavin kinase/FAD synthetase, producing MDIHRLQYPDHTTTGLNERYSLAIGFFDGLHKGHQAVIRAAQEKAAKLGIRSAVMTFDPHPSHLFGGGKNKVSYITQFPEKVRLLEQMGVDTLFVINFDSELASLTPGQFVEVFIKGLQVEHVTGGFDFTFGSKGAGTMEMMDSLSDGVYGTTIIGKVSDRDEKVSSTRIRQLLAKGDVEETARLLGRPFRTIGTVGHGDKRGRLLGFPTANLMPDPDTLLPANGVYAVRFSYDGGTFDGVCNVGVKPTFHDPNRMRPSVEVHVLGFEGDLYEKEVAVDWISHIRSERKFESVDALIEQIGLDKETARELLAKQG from the coding sequence ATGGACATCCACAGATTGCAATATCCCGATCACACGACAACCGGTTTGAATGAACGCTATTCACTTGCCATCGGATTTTTCGATGGATTGCATAAAGGCCATCAAGCGGTCATCCGGGCAGCGCAGGAAAAAGCCGCGAAGCTTGGAATCCGTTCGGCGGTCATGACGTTTGATCCGCATCCTTCCCATCTTTTCGGGGGAGGGAAAAACAAAGTGAGCTATATTACGCAGTTTCCCGAAAAAGTGAGGCTCCTCGAGCAGATGGGAGTGGATACATTATTTGTCATCAACTTCGACTCGGAACTCGCTTCCCTCACTCCCGGACAATTCGTAGAAGTGTTCATAAAAGGGTTGCAAGTGGAGCATGTGACAGGCGGATTCGATTTCACTTTCGGGTCCAAAGGGGCCGGCACGATGGAAATGATGGATAGCCTGTCAGACGGCGTGTACGGCACGACGATCATCGGCAAGGTGAGCGACCGGGATGAGAAGGTGTCTTCCACACGCATCCGCCAATTGCTGGCGAAGGGAGATGTAGAAGAGACCGCTCGGCTGCTAGGCAGGCCGTTCCGGACAATCGGCACGGTCGGCCATGGTGACAAAAGAGGAAGATTGCTCGGTTTCCCGACAGCGAATCTCATGCCGGATCCTGATACGCTATTGCCGGCGAATGGCGTCTACGCGGTCCGTTTTTCGTATGATGGCGGGACGTTTGATGGTGTCTGCAATGTCGGGGTGAAACCGACCTTCCATGATCCCAACCGAATGAGACCTTCCGTGGAAGTCCATGTGCTTGGATTTGAAGGAGATCTGTACGAGAAAGAAGTCGCTGTCGACTGGATCAGCCACATCCGCAGCGAGCGGAAATTTGAATCGGTCGATGCGTTGATTGAACAGATCGGCTTGGATAAAGAGACAGCGAGAGAGTTGTTGGCAAAACAAGGTTGA
- the truB gene encoding tRNA pseudouridine(55) synthase TruB — MDGILPLWKEKGMTSHDCVFKLRKILGTKKVGHTGTLDPNVEGVLPICIGQATKVAEYITDAGKEYVATISIGTATETEDADGVVVASDLSPKRWTRHEIEQVLDRLTGEIEQIPPMYSAVKVNGRRLYEYARKGQEVERPKRIVRIEEIVLLDSRDLYEGDQITFDVRVVCGKGTYIRTLAVQIGELLGYPAHMASLVRTASGSYRKEDCRTLDEVKEIQEAGEIESLLRPLETALLDFPAVEVEDPLYDKVDNGQVLPQHPQLADTALLVFTKDEKAIAIYKKHPTKEGLMKPEKMFPLNR, encoded by the coding sequence ATGGATGGAATACTTCCGCTATGGAAAGAAAAAGGCATGACATCGCATGATTGCGTTTTCAAACTCCGTAAAATCCTAGGAACGAAAAAGGTCGGGCATACCGGAACGCTTGACCCGAATGTGGAAGGCGTGTTGCCGATCTGTATCGGCCAAGCTACAAAAGTGGCGGAGTATATTACCGATGCCGGCAAGGAATACGTGGCGACTATCTCCATCGGAACCGCTACGGAGACGGAAGATGCGGATGGCGTAGTCGTCGCTTCCGATTTGTCGCCTAAACGGTGGACCCGCCATGAAATCGAGCAGGTCCTGGATCGGTTGACTGGCGAAATCGAGCAGATCCCTCCCATGTATTCTGCCGTGAAAGTGAACGGACGGAGATTATACGAATATGCGCGGAAAGGACAGGAAGTGGAGCGGCCGAAGCGCATCGTACGTATTGAAGAGATTGTTTTATTGGATTCGCGGGACTTGTATGAAGGGGATCAGATCACATTTGATGTCCGGGTCGTTTGCGGGAAAGGGACCTATATTCGGACGCTTGCCGTGCAGATCGGGGAACTCCTTGGCTACCCGGCGCATATGGCTTCCCTTGTCCGTACGGCATCCGGTTCTTATCGGAAAGAGGATTGCCGCACATTGGACGAGGTGAAAGAGATCCAGGAAGCGGGAGAAATCGAATCCCTTCTTCGCCCGTTGGAAACGGCCTTGCTTGATTTTCCGGCAGTAGAAGTGGAGGATCCGCTCTATGACAAGGTGGACAATGGACAAGTCCTCCCGCAACATCCGCAGTTGGCGGATACCGCGTTGCTTGTATTTACAAAGGATGAGAAAGCCATAGCCATCTATAAAAAGCATCCGACAAAGGAAGGGCTTATGAAGCCGGAAAAAATGTTTCCATTGAACAGATAA
- the rbfA gene encoding 30S ribosome-binding factor RbfA, with protein sequence MSMRANRVAEQMKKELGSIIGQKLKDPRIGFVTVTDVEVTGDLQQATVFISVLGKESEKEDTLKGLTKAKGFIRSEIGQRIRLRKTPEIEFEFDDSVAYGNRIESLLKQVSDEQEE encoded by the coding sequence ATGTCAATGCGCGCAAACCGTGTCGCAGAGCAGATGAAGAAAGAACTGGGTTCCATCATTGGCCAGAAATTGAAAGATCCACGTATCGGTTTTGTCACCGTGACGGATGTCGAAGTGACAGGAGATTTGCAACAGGCGACAGTATTCATTTCTGTCCTGGGCAAGGAATCTGAAAAAGAGGATACGTTGAAGGGTCTAACGAAAGCGAAAGGATTCATCCGTTCGGAAATCGGACAACGGATTCGTTTGCGGAAAACACCGGAAATCGAATTCGAATTCGATGATTCCGTTGCGTACGGAAACCGGATTGAATCTCTTTTAAAACAAGTTAGTGACGAGCAGGAAGAATGA
- a CDS encoding DUF503 domain-containing protein: protein MIVYAECTFFIPDAASLKEKRSVLKRMTDRVKNSYNVSIAEIDHQDLWQRTTIALVATASSTDAAEREVRRAVRFLESNPEWELSDFSLDYY from the coding sequence ATGATCGTCTATGCGGAATGTACATTTTTCATTCCCGACGCAGCTTCTTTGAAAGAGAAGCGCTCCGTCCTCAAACGGATGACAGACCGGGTGAAAAATTCCTATAATGTCTCCATTGCGGAAATCGATCATCAGGATTTGTGGCAGCGGACGACAATCGCTCTCGTTGCCACGGCTTCCTCGACAGATGCAGCCGAGCGGGAAGTGCGGAGGGCGGTCCGATTCCTGGAATCCAATCCGGAATGGGAACTGTCTGATTTCTCGCTGGATTATTACTGA